One Nocardia sp. BMG111209 DNA segment encodes these proteins:
- a CDS encoding caspase, EACC1-associated type, whose translation MKGTALSDHTFAGSHAILIGTSTYTAGFGSAAMPAAARSLDAMRTALQGPGGWPETRITQLLDESCAGPAYLRITELIHDTTGILIFYYVGHGLPLVGDDLGLAWTDTSEDQKLRLATSLRVSRLRREIQYNCDAGVKILILDCCSSGIATRYALGTGEAGARVQQAAALHGEGTYTWTACGDEDTFFESTPDGLTYFTKSLTRTMFDGIASKPAMLTVTDVHKEILRRYPHMPMPEATVKPEPLLEFRGTPPDAFPFARNLAFGASTESAVRDINSTVAEYDSFPPASQQPAESESESAEHVSRRRKWTFGTGSTVALAAMAIVVVLLAHPFRTDPATATVADSPGSQVELPFTGLKQPRGVAVAADGDVYVADTGNNRLLRLAVGSKTPVPLSFPDSAGSPEAVAVDTGGNLYVSANGAGGEILRYAKGAGEPTTLVTGLTAPMHGITVDPAGNIYILTGSDAGLGKVAAGTSNSTPVSGGLSLRHPSGVVVGATGDIYVSQPAAGVVSRLAAGSQEFVALTATGFTDGPDGLAVDSAGTVYAALTYRRELLRLTPESTVPVHISVVGQPTGIAAGADRRFLYYTDVTSNRVWRVPADG comes from the coding sequence ATGAAGGGAACAGCTCTGTCCGACCACACATTCGCCGGATCGCACGCGATTCTGATCGGCACGTCGACCTATACGGCCGGATTCGGATCGGCTGCGATGCCGGCCGCGGCCCGCAGCCTCGACGCGATGCGGACCGCGCTGCAGGGGCCGGGCGGCTGGCCGGAGACTCGAATCACGCAATTGCTCGACGAGAGCTGCGCGGGACCGGCGTATCTGCGGATCACCGAACTGATCCACGACACCACCGGCATTCTGATCTTCTACTACGTCGGTCACGGGCTGCCACTGGTGGGTGACGATCTGGGGCTCGCGTGGACCGACACCAGCGAGGACCAGAAGTTACGGCTCGCAACGTCCTTGCGGGTCAGCCGACTACGGCGGGAGATCCAGTACAACTGCGATGCCGGCGTCAAGATCTTGATCCTCGACTGCTGTTCGTCGGGGATCGCCACCAGGTATGCGCTCGGGACCGGCGAGGCGGGGGCCCGCGTGCAGCAGGCCGCGGCACTGCACGGTGAGGGTACCTACACCTGGACCGCCTGCGGCGACGAGGACACCTTCTTCGAGAGCACACCCGACGGGCTGACGTATTTCACGAAATCCCTCACCCGGACGATGTTCGACGGTATCGCGAGTAAACCCGCGATGCTGACCGTCACCGATGTCCACAAGGAGATCCTTCGCCGGTACCCGCACATGCCGATGCCGGAGGCAACGGTGAAACCCGAACCGCTGCTGGAGTTTCGCGGGACCCCGCCGGACGCGTTCCCCTTCGCGCGCAACCTCGCCTTCGGCGCGTCCACCGAATCGGCCGTCCGGGACATCAATTCTACTGTCGCAGAGTACGATTCGTTTCCGCCCGCATCACAGCAGCCTGCCGAATCCGAATCCGAATCCGCGGAGCACGTTTCCCGGCGGCGGAAATGGACGTTCGGCACCGGTTCCACCGTGGCACTCGCCGCAATGGCGATCGTCGTCGTGCTGCTGGCCCACCCGTTCCGGACGGATCCGGCCACCGCGACCGTCGCCGATTCGCCGGGCTCGCAGGTGGAACTGCCGTTCACCGGGTTGAAACAGCCACGCGGGGTGGCCGTGGCCGCCGACGGCGACGTATATGTCGCCGACACCGGGAACAATCGCCTGCTGCGGTTGGCAGTGGGTTCCAAAACGCCTGTACCGCTGTCATTTCCGGACAGCGCGGGCAGCCCGGAAGCGGTGGCGGTGGACACCGGCGGCAACCTCTACGTCAGTGCCAACGGGGCCGGCGGTGAGATCTTGCGGTATGCGAAAGGTGCCGGTGAACCGACAACACTGGTCACGGGGCTCACCGCGCCGATGCACGGCATCACGGTGGACCCCGCCGGCAACATCTACATCCTCACCGGGAGTGACGCCGGTCTGGGCAAAGTGGCGGCCGGCACGTCGAATTCGACGCCGGTATCGGGCGGGCTGAGTCTGCGCCATCCCTCGGGTGTGGTGGTCGGTGCCACGGGAGACATCTACGTCAGCCAACCGGCAGCCGGCGTGGTTTCACGGCTGGCGGCGGGATCGCAGGAGTTCGTCGCTCTGACGGCCACCGGCTTCACGGACGGACCGGACGGATTGGCCGTCGACTCCGCCGGTACCGTCTATGCCGCACTCACCTACCGGCGCGAGCTGTTGCGACTCACTCCGGAATCGACTGTACCCGTGCATATTTCGGTAGTCGGGCAACCCACCGGGATAGCGGCCGGCGCCGATCGCCGCTTCCTCTACTACACCGATGTGACGAGCAACCGGGTCTGGCGGGTGCCCGCCGATGGCTGA
- a CDS encoding NHL repeat-containing protein, with the protein MADPTSHAILMGTSVYTAGFGSEPLPAAAGGLTAMRAALQGPGGWHPSQITEIRDRSSDHSVFREVVESIHGTTGVLIFYYVGHAQPLPGDDLGLAWTDTSDDSRRRLATSLSLNELREEMRHNCPARTIIVILDCDCSGIATRSPRNRPAAPALQSAIPAGTGTYIWTACGHNEDAPRESTPDGLPYFTRFLVETVFDGIIDAAAYLTVTDIHRRIADRYSHIPLPVAPVPRLEYRGTPPDTFAFTRNPAYVAPLPDPVPVDGHRRLIAAAAAVAVLVAAVVGIAVLRADRHTARRPTSLVPGTQLLLPFSGLNFPMRVAVDTGGNVYVADAGNNRVLQLPAGSSAQITLPITATPQSIAVDAAGDVFVADGKHDRVLRLAAGALATTTLPITGTPTSVAVDAAGDVYVLDIASETVLRLAAGASAPSTVPFPHLTNPVAVAADPAGDVYVLDTGGAWTDTAGHSHFATPDANRVLRLAAGSSTPTTLPFTGDAAPSSTFVLAVDAVGGVYVEDRAGNGIRRLTAGASTSTVLPATFAGDSIAVDATGADIYVVEHYSKDVWQLAIKH; encoded by the coding sequence ATGGCTGATCCGACCTCGCACGCGATCCTGATGGGAACCTCGGTCTACACCGCAGGATTCGGATCGGAACCGCTCCCGGCCGCAGCAGGTGGTCTGACCGCGATGCGGGCCGCCCTGCAGGGCCCCGGCGGCTGGCACCCGTCGCAGATCACCGAGATCCGCGACCGATCCTCCGATCACTCGGTCTTCCGGGAGGTCGTCGAGTCGATCCACGGCACCACCGGCGTGCTGATCTTCTACTACGTCGGTCACGCACAGCCGCTACCCGGCGACGACCTGGGTCTCGCCTGGACCGACACCAGCGACGATTCCCGGCGGCGACTCGCAACCTCGTTGTCGTTGAACGAGTTACGAGAGGAGATGCGCCACAATTGCCCGGCCCGAACGATAATCGTCATCCTGGACTGTGACTGTTCCGGTATCGCCACCCGATCTCCGCGCAACCGGCCCGCTGCGCCCGCCCTGCAGTCCGCGATCCCGGCCGGCACGGGCACCTACATCTGGACCGCGTGCGGTCACAACGAGGATGCGCCGCGGGAAAGCACACCGGACGGGCTCCCCTACTTCACGAGATTTCTCGTCGAGACCGTCTTCGACGGAATCATCGACGCCGCTGCGTATCTGACCGTGACCGACATCCACCGCCGGATCGCCGACCGTTACTCGCACATTCCGCTGCCCGTCGCGCCCGTACCCCGGTTGGAGTACCGCGGCACTCCACCCGATACGTTCGCTTTCACTCGCAACCCTGCTTACGTTGCGCCACTGCCCGATCCGGTTCCGGTCGACGGTCACCGGCGTCTGATCGCGGCGGCCGCGGCGGTGGCCGTGCTCGTGGCCGCCGTCGTGGGGATCGCCGTCCTGCGCGCGGATCGGCACACCGCCCGCCGGCCGACCTCGCTCGTCCCCGGCACACAGTTGCTGCTCCCGTTCAGCGGCCTCAACTTTCCCATGAGGGTGGCAGTCGACACCGGAGGCAATGTCTATGTCGCCGATGCGGGAAACAACCGAGTGCTGCAATTGCCGGCGGGCAGCTCGGCCCAGATCACGCTGCCGATCACCGCTACTCCGCAATCGATCGCGGTCGATGCCGCAGGCGACGTCTTCGTTGCCGACGGGAAGCACGATCGGGTGTTACGACTGGCGGCGGGCGCCCTCGCGACGACCACACTGCCGATCACCGGCACCCCGACGTCCGTTGCGGTCGACGCCGCAGGCGACGTATACGTGCTCGACATCGCGAGTGAGACGGTGCTGCGGTTGGCGGCAGGAGCCTCGGCCCCGAGCACGGTGCCGTTCCCACACCTCACCAATCCGGTCGCGGTGGCGGCCGACCCCGCGGGTGACGTCTATGTCCTCGACACCGGTGGAGCGTGGACCGACACGGCCGGCCACAGCCACTTCGCGACTCCGGACGCCAACCGCGTGCTGCGGCTGGCGGCCGGGTCGTCCACGCCGACCACCCTGCCGTTCACCGGGGACGCAGCCCCGAGCAGCACCTTTGTCCTGGCGGTCGACGCTGTCGGCGGCGTCTATGTCGAGGATCGCGCCGGCAACGGGATCCGGCGCCTGACAGCCGGGGCCTCGACCTCCACCGTGCTGCCGGCGACTTTTGCCGGTGATTCGATCGCTGTCGACGCCACCGGCGCCGACATCTATGTCGTCGAGCATTACAGCAAGGATGTGTGGCAGCTCGCGATCAAGCACTGA
- a CDS encoding DUF5682 family protein, producing MTVSAQVAPATTTFAALRDQLAAAAAAFAGTGAAGDILTGMIDDVDRALSQRLEIFPVCHHSPASGLAMVRRLQEKRPEVVYLELCEDLRPLIDELNNCSLPVALQAFASEIEGFPAQWAPLSIVAPITEASAEYQAIAYALDTPGVELVLVDRSTDHVFQWSPREDENPGPATPSESGEGAPEPESGLHGDSVGIEIGDLRPRFDELEQYLLHHGKVRHWSEWWDQYVEQPLAGADYDTYRQVMVMIGSLFRRLRQGSTAVDEDRERYMWTRMREHLAATGTDPDRCLYVCGAAHAASRVEQFGVESRAEFEITPRTGTVWHYGLIPSSHSAIEAQFGLAGGAVSIAAATWSKALRRSKLQPFRLAGQAGTKKPAKRKALPATPPPPAPTDRLSGFLSTPPLLDPLDEAELLEWSVDIARLARRNGYLASTADAIAVFETSILLAGMRNRTRPTPYDFQDAAITCIEKDRVPGRRDVKRLCEILLGGDRIGQVGYAALPPLARDVLDRLQPLGLDLSKRTLQRALLDLRADPHLSTCSDLLWLLRRLLPADAARPIMGSRSLGEKSIQESWDLGLGKYQRYLVELGYEGVTVEQVLEQRLRKAVNESGATAAVALAAVEDALVFLGSVRLADELGSRAVELLAAERSVDGAPEVLRRIRALLDYFRATATGLPDWCARFVTAGYAHYCTLLPSAFVADDTTPAQVTAMLGFLFGMENLALSLGCDHTQLELAVQQSHPEAPTKVALLWAARYQLGLLSLPELRHRCDDMLANPLILPTFPDYILGFVHAMDPAPTLKPFVVEILSKSFGTLPDTVLLPWLPGLITNLRNHAADLVPTLIREASRTFPPTLPTLDTWTPPWSTTPPPDTTPLPPPPPRGPLTTLLTTHPTTSTALATLLGYETTWEQTTPTPESPVAVLVDRYPSAANALATTLARS from the coding sequence GTGACGGTCTCGGCGCAGGTGGCCCCGGCCACCACCACCTTCGCGGCGCTGCGCGACCAATTGGCCGCCGCGGCAGCGGCTTTCGCCGGCACAGGGGCAGCGGGCGACATCCTCACCGGCATGATCGACGATGTCGACCGCGCGCTGTCGCAGCGTCTGGAAATCTTTCCGGTGTGCCATCATTCGCCGGCCTCCGGGCTCGCGATGGTGCGCCGTCTGCAGGAGAAGCGGCCGGAGGTCGTCTATCTGGAACTGTGCGAAGATCTGCGCCCCCTGATCGATGAGCTGAACAACTGCTCCCTGCCGGTGGCGCTCCAGGCGTTCGCCAGCGAGATCGAGGGCTTCCCGGCCCAGTGGGCGCCGCTGTCGATCGTCGCCCCGATCACCGAGGCCTCGGCCGAATACCAGGCCATCGCCTACGCGCTGGACACCCCCGGCGTGGAGCTGGTCCTGGTCGACCGCTCCACCGACCACGTCTTCCAATGGTCGCCCCGGGAGGACGAGAACCCCGGCCCCGCAACACCTTCGGAGTCCGGCGAGGGTGCGCCCGAACCGGAGTCGGGCCTGCACGGCGACTCGGTCGGCATCGAGATCGGTGATCTGCGACCGCGTTTCGACGAACTGGAGCAGTACCTACTGCACCACGGCAAGGTCCGGCACTGGTCGGAATGGTGGGACCAGTACGTCGAACAGCCGCTGGCCGGCGCCGATTACGACACCTACCGCCAGGTGATGGTGATGATCGGCAGCCTGTTCCGCCGCCTGCGGCAGGGCAGCACCGCGGTCGACGAGGACCGCGAGCGCTACATGTGGACCCGCATGCGCGAACATCTGGCCGCCACCGGCACCGATCCGGACCGCTGCCTGTACGTCTGCGGTGCTGCCCACGCGGCCAGCCGGGTCGAGCAGTTCGGCGTGGAATCCCGCGCGGAATTCGAGATCACCCCCCGCACCGGGACCGTCTGGCACTACGGCCTCATCCCGTCCAGCCACTCCGCCATCGAGGCCCAGTTCGGCCTGGCCGGCGGCGCGGTCTCGATCGCCGCCGCCACCTGGTCGAAAGCATTGCGCCGCAGCAAACTACAGCCCTTCCGCCTGGCCGGCCAAGCGGGCACGAAGAAACCCGCCAAACGCAAAGCGCTCCCCGCCACCCCACCGCCACCGGCGCCCACCGACCGCCTCTCCGGCTTCCTGTCCACCCCGCCGCTGCTGGACCCCTTGGACGAGGCCGAACTGCTCGAATGGTCGGTGGACATCGCCCGCCTGGCCCGCCGCAACGGCTACCTGGCCAGCACCGCCGACGCCATCGCGGTGTTCGAGACCTCGATCCTGCTCGCCGGAATGCGCAATCGCACCCGCCCGACCCCGTACGACTTCCAGGACGCCGCGATCACCTGTATCGAGAAGGATCGCGTACCCGGCCGCCGGGATGTCAAGCGGCTGTGCGAGATCCTGCTCGGCGGCGACCGGATCGGCCAGGTCGGCTACGCGGCCCTGCCACCCCTGGCCCGCGACGTACTCGACCGCCTGCAACCCCTGGGCCTGGACCTGTCGAAACGCACCCTCCAGCGCGCCCTGCTGGACCTGCGCGCCGACCCCCACCTGTCGACCTGCTCGGACCTGCTGTGGCTGCTGCGCCGCCTGCTCCCCGCCGACGCGGCCCGCCCGATCATGGGTTCGCGCAGCCTGGGGGAGAAGTCGATCCAGGAGAGCTGGGATCTCGGCCTCGGCAAATACCAGCGTTACCTGGTCGAGCTCGGCTACGAGGGCGTCACCGTAGAACAGGTCCTCGAACAACGACTCCGCAAGGCGGTCAACGAATCCGGCGCGACCGCCGCCGTGGCCCTGGCCGCGGTGGAGGACGCCCTGGTCTTCCTCGGCTCGGTCCGCCTCGCCGACGAATTGGGTTCCCGCGCAGTCGAACTGCTGGCCGCCGAACGCAGCGTCGACGGCGCCCCCGAGGTCCTGCGCCGAATCCGCGCCCTACTGGACTACTTCCGCGCCACCGCGACCGGATTACCCGACTGGTGCGCCAGATTCGTGACCGCGGGCTACGCCCACTACTGCACCCTGCTCCCCAGCGCCTTCGTCGCCGACGACACCACACCCGCACAGGTCACCGCCATGCTCGGCTTCCTGTTCGGCATGGAGAACCTGGCCCTGTCCCTGGGCTGCGACCACACCCAGCTGGAACTGGCCGTCCAGCAATCCCACCCGGAGGCCCCCACCAAGGTCGCCCTCCTCTGGGCGGCCCGCTACCAACTCGGCCTGCTGTCCCTGCCCGAGCTCCGCCACCGCTGCGACGACATGCTGGCGAACCCCCTGATCCTCCCCACCTTCCCGGACTACATCCTCGGCTTCGTCCACGCCATGGACCCGGCCCCCACCCTGAAACCCTTCGTGGTCGAGATCCTGTCGAAATCCTTCGGCACCCTCCCCGACACGGTCCTCCTCCCGTGGCTCCCCGGCCTGATCACCAACCTCCGCAACCACGCCGCCGACCTGGTCCCCACCCTGATCCGCGAAGCGTCCCGCACCTTCCCACCCACCCTGCCGACCCTCGACACCTGGACCCCACCCTGGTCCACCACCCCGCCCCCCGACACCACCCCCCTCCCACCCCCACCTCCCCGAGGCCCCCTCACCACCCTCCTGACCACCCACCCCACCACCAGCACCGCCCTGGCCACCCTCCTGGGCTACGAAACCACCTGGGAACAAACAACTCCCACGCCCGAGAGCCCGGTCGCCGTCCTGGTCGACCGCTATCCGAGCGCAGCGAACGCCCTGGCCACAACCCTGGCCAGATCCTGA
- a CDS encoding AAA family ATPase — translation MTEILRAPAEVKYAEELDWLESVDDGHKPFAWRLSPKMVRLFILGSERADGLDRQIEQKWFGDRSFVERSIVTLASDRGLLLIGDPGTGKSWLAELLSAAISRNSTLVVQGTAGTTEDHIKYSWNISMVIAKGQSRESMIPSPIMTAMEQGVIGRFEELTRSTSDVQDALISILSEKYVSIPELDDDNIVFAQPGFSIIATANSRDRGVNDLSSALKRRFNFVRIPVVSNKRSEAEIVRFRTSELLRRHSIELELPPTLLDILLDSFADLRAASAAASADDDKLESALSTAEQIGVLEDAILHSQFFGDRQLRAETLAGSLIGSLARRQPEDLAILNKYLHGVVEPRTKSGGADWKEFLEGGRAAIARLS, via the coding sequence ATGACCGAAATCCTGCGCGCCCCCGCCGAAGTCAAATACGCCGAGGAACTGGACTGGCTGGAGTCCGTCGACGACGGCCACAAGCCGTTCGCGTGGCGGCTGAGCCCGAAGATGGTGCGGCTGTTCATCCTCGGCTCCGAGCGGGCCGACGGCCTGGACCGGCAGATCGAGCAGAAGTGGTTCGGCGACCGGAGTTTCGTCGAACGCAGCATCGTGACACTGGCGTCGGACCGCGGCCTGCTGCTGATCGGCGATCCGGGCACCGGTAAGAGCTGGCTGGCCGAGCTGCTGTCCGCGGCCATCAGCCGCAACTCGACGCTGGTGGTGCAGGGCACCGCCGGCACCACCGAGGACCACATCAAGTACTCGTGGAACATCTCGATGGTCATCGCCAAGGGCCAGTCCCGCGAGTCGATGATCCCGTCGCCGATCATGACCGCGATGGAACAGGGCGTCATCGGCCGCTTCGAGGAGCTCACCCGCTCCACCAGCGATGTCCAGGACGCGCTGATCTCCATCCTGTCGGAGAAGTACGTCTCCATCCCCGAACTGGACGACGACAACATCGTCTTCGCGCAGCCCGGCTTCTCCATCATCGCGACCGCCAACAGCCGCGACCGCGGGGTGAACGATCTGTCCTCGGCGCTCAAGCGCCGGTTCAACTTCGTGCGGATCCCGGTGGTGTCCAACAAGCGCAGCGAGGCCGAGATCGTGCGCTTCCGCACCTCGGAACTGTTGCGCCGGCACAGCATCGAACTGGAGCTGCCGCCCACCCTGCTCGACATCCTGCTGGACAGCTTCGCCGATCTGCGGGCCGCGTCGGCGGCCGCGAGCGCCGACGACGACAAGCTGGAATCGGCGCTGTCCACCGCCGAGCAGATCGGCGTCCTCGAGGACGCCATCCTGCACAGCCAGTTCTTCGGCGACCGGCAACTGCGCGCGGAGACGCTCGCGGGTTCGCTGATCGGCTCGCTGGCCCGGCGGCAGCCGGAGGACCTGGCGATCCTCAACAAATACCTGCACGGTGTGGTGGAGCCGCGCACCAAGTCCGGCGGCGCGGACTGGAAGGAATTCCTCGAGGGTGGCCGCGCCGCGATCGCGAGGCTGTCGTGA
- a CDS encoding VWA domain-containing protein, which translates to MSTVSPHSADPAGHEARRQVLYWRLLAGIFGDEPQPALETAAAAIVKDIDLPLAVLDRSVSIDNVVQRFPDLGPEFEGIDLTGPDAADEPETGTVATDSAAPPTAVGARDVRTAALASKLLLNIFATGSGAVSADQLSGWQADASWLRRALGPEGCVSVRGVLGELESDLVGRMRLREVLADPRLAAQLTPSMSLIEQLLRDKHNLSGVALANAKALIRRYVDEVAQVLRTQVQQSSVGAVDRSVPPKRILRNLDTGRTIWKNLPNWNPEDQRLYVDRLYYKHSAKRTTPARMIVVVDQSGSMTDSMVNCTILASIFAGLPKVDVHLIAYDTRALDLTPWVHDPFEVLLRTNLGGGNDGPIAMAMAQPKITDPRNTVLVWISDFYEFDRSQPLFQSMEAVHRSGVKLIPVGSVNSSNQQSVNPWFRERFKALGTPVISGRIQKLVDELKNSLD; encoded by the coding sequence ATGAGTACCGTATCCCCGCACTCGGCCGACCCGGCCGGACACGAGGCCCGGCGTCAGGTGCTGTACTGGCGCCTGCTGGCCGGTATCTTCGGCGACGAGCCCCAGCCCGCGCTGGAGACGGCCGCCGCCGCCATCGTCAAGGATATCGATCTGCCGCTGGCCGTCCTGGACCGCAGCGTATCCATCGACAATGTGGTGCAACGGTTTCCGGACCTCGGCCCCGAATTCGAGGGTATCGACCTCACCGGTCCCGACGCCGCCGACGAGCCGGAAACCGGCACGGTGGCAACCGATTCCGCCGCGCCGCCCACCGCCGTCGGGGCGCGCGACGTCCGCACCGCGGCGCTGGCGTCCAAACTGCTGCTGAACATCTTCGCCACCGGGTCCGGTGCGGTGAGCGCCGACCAGCTGTCGGGCTGGCAGGCCGATGCGAGCTGGCTGCGCCGCGCGCTCGGCCCGGAGGGCTGCGTATCGGTGCGCGGTGTCCTCGGTGAACTGGAATCCGATCTCGTCGGCCGGATGCGGCTGCGGGAGGTGCTGGCCGATCCGCGGCTGGCCGCGCAGCTGACCCCGAGCATGTCGCTGATCGAACAGCTGTTGCGCGACAAGCACAATCTGTCCGGGGTCGCGCTCGCCAATGCGAAGGCGCTGATCCGGCGTTACGTCGACGAGGTCGCCCAGGTGCTGCGCACCCAGGTGCAGCAGTCCAGCGTCGGCGCCGTCGACCGCTCGGTGCCGCCGAAACGCATCCTGCGCAATCTCGACACCGGCCGCACGATCTGGAAGAACCTGCCGAACTGGAATCCGGAGGATCAGCGCCTCTACGTGGATCGCCTGTACTACAAGCATTCCGCGAAGCGCACCACCCCGGCCCGGATGATCGTGGTGGTCGACCAGTCGGGTTCGATGACCGACTCGATGGTCAACTGCACCATCCTCGCGTCGATCTTCGCCGGCCTGCCCAAGGTGGACGTGCACCTCATCGCGTACGACACCCGTGCCCTGGATCTCACCCCGTGGGTGCACGATCCGTTCGAGGTGTTGTTGCGCACCAACCTCGGTGGCGGCAACGACGGCCCGATCGCGATGGCGATGGCCCAGCCGAAGATCACCGATCCGAGAAATACCGTGCTGGTGTGGATCTCGGACTTCTACGAGTTCGACCGCTCGCAGCCGCTGTTCCAGAGCATGGAGGCGGTGCACCGGTCCGGGGTCAAGCTGATCCCGGTCGGTTCGGTCAACAGCTCCAACCAGCAGAGCGTCAACCCGTGGTTCCGCGAGCGGTTCAAGGCCCTGGGCACCCCTGTCATCTCGGGGCGCATCCAGAAACTCGTGGACGAACTCAAGAACTCTCTCGACTAG
- a CDS encoding glycosyltransferase — MHIALFSDFHPDTLGGAQTALRALSSGLRRAGHRVTVFCAPAPVLGPGNPPDAVRTPHAADAAPRPRPEVISDSPAAGAHSAPADVVLLRAQPFSMANGLPIVLPTRANERTIDAAFADRAPVDVVHALTTYGCGIAAIRAARRYGVPLVQTLQSRDDMVVEKYSPAPYLGALTMRLVHGRYLRGPAVPRSAGAGRTARLAWRPLLAHAAAADRVIAPSRHFAGRLVRHGVRTPIDVVSNGIADELLDGALDPGRDARDECAAPAGDPASPAPLRTVWCGRLSAEKRPLEAIELVRLTRDCGLDVYGAGPLLDRARALIARHGLGDRVRLHGAVTQAECLRAMRSADLLLLTSDCDTQGMVLLEAVASTLPVLYCDPDLTETLPAGGVCAADSSVRAMAAALGDLVGDRDRIGVLRAELAPVRDEPRQSRHLGRMVAVYNEARLGREPR; from the coding sequence GTGCACATCGCGCTGTTCAGCGACTTCCACCCGGACACCCTCGGCGGCGCGCAGACCGCGCTGCGCGCACTGAGTAGCGGACTGCGCCGCGCGGGCCATCGCGTGACCGTATTCTGCGCTCCCGCACCGGTTCTCGGTCCCGGAAACCCGCCGGACGCCGTGCGTACGCCGCACGCCGCCGACGCGGCGCCGCGCCCGCGTCCGGAAGTCATCTCGGACAGCCCCGCCGCCGGTGCACACTCCGCGCCCGCCGATGTCGTCCTGCTGCGTGCTCAGCCGTTCTCGATGGCCAACGGCCTGCCGATCGTCCTGCCGACCCGTGCGAACGAGCGCACGATCGACGCCGCGTTCGCCGACCGTGCCCCGGTCGACGTCGTCCACGCGCTGACCACCTACGGGTGCGGGATCGCCGCGATCCGCGCGGCCCGGCGATACGGCGTCCCGCTCGTCCAGACGTTGCAGAGCCGCGACGATATGGTCGTCGAAAAGTATTCACCCGCACCGTATCTCGGCGCGCTGACGATGCGCCTCGTGCACGGCCGGTACCTGCGCGGCCCCGCCGTGCCGCGCAGCGCCGGCGCCGGCCGGACCGCTCGTCTGGCCTGGCGGCCACTGCTCGCGCACGCCGCGGCCGCCGATCGGGTGATCGCGCCCTCCCGGCACTTCGCCGGCCGGCTGGTACGGCACGGCGTCCGGACGCCGATCGACGTGGTGTCCAACGGTATCGCCGACGAACTGCTGGACGGAGCACTCGACCCGGGCCGCGATGCCCGCGACGAGTGTGCCGCGCCCGCAGGCGATCCCGCGTCACCCGCGCCACTGCGCACGGTCTGGTGCGGACGCCTGTCCGCGGAGAAACGTCCCTTGGAGGCGATCGAGCTGGTACGCCTGACCCGCGACTGCGGGCTGGATGTCTACGGCGCCGGACCACTGCTGGATCGGGCCCGCGCGCTGATCGCCCGGCACGGCCTCGGCGACCGGGTGCGGCTGCACGGTGCGGTCACCCAGGCCGAATGCCTCCGCGCCATGCGCTCCGCCGACCTGCTCCTGCTCACGTCCGACTGCGACACCCAGGGCATGGTGCTGCTGGAGGCCGTCGCCTCGACCCTCCCGGTCCTGTACTGCGACCCGGATCTGACCGAGACCCTGCCCGCGGGCGGAGTGTGCGCCGCCGACAGCTCGGTCCGGGCCATGGCCGCCGCGCTCGGGGACCTGGTCGGCGACCGGGACCGGATCGGAGTGCTGCGCGCGGAGTTGGCACCCGTCCGCGACGAGCCGCGGCAGTCGCGACACCTGGGCCGGATGGTCGCCGTATACAACGAGGCCCGGCTCGGCCGCGAACCGCGCTGA